One window of the Arthrobacter sp. zg-Y919 genome contains the following:
- a CDS encoding peptidylprolyl isomerase: protein MTAIPTAKATIHTSMGDIRVNLFGNHAPKTVKNFVGLATGEIEWTDPATGEKTSRPLYDGTIFHRIIKDFMIQGGDPLGRGTGGPGYQFDDEINPDLDFSAPYKLAMANAGVQMGRGTNGSQFFITSVPTTWLQGKHTIFGEVADDESRGLVDQLNAVSTDGRDKPTEDVVINSITVEQL, encoded by the coding sequence ATGACTGCTATTCCTACAGCAAAAGCAACCATCCACACTTCCATGGGTGACATCCGTGTCAACCTGTTCGGAAACCACGCCCCCAAGACGGTCAAGAACTTCGTGGGCCTGGCCACCGGCGAAATTGAGTGGACCGATCCGGCAACGGGCGAAAAGACCAGCCGCCCGCTCTATGACGGGACGATTTTCCACCGCATTATCAAGGACTTCATGATCCAGGGCGGTGACCCGCTCGGCCGTGGCACCGGCGGTCCGGGTTACCAGTTCGACGACGAGATCAACCCCGATCTCGATTTCTCCGCACCGTACAAGCTGGCCATGGCCAACGCAGGCGTCCAGATGGGCCGGGGCACCAACGGCTCGCAGTTCTTCATCACCTCCGTGCCCACCACGTGGCTGCAGGGCAAGCACACCATTTTCGGTGAAGTTGCCGATGACGAGTCGCGCGGCCTCGTGGACCAGCTCAACGCGGTCTCCACCGACGGACGCGACAAGCCGACCGAAGACGTGGTTATCAACAGCATTACCGTCGAGCAGCTCTAG
- a CDS encoding rhomboid family intramembrane serine protease, producing MDCFNEQRKAQPAYRTPFGGRVARTEKPVVTITIMAICVVAFLLQQLLPEFTRTFFFAPVLADYQPWRLLTAAFLHSQGGVIHIAFNLYALWFLGRSLEPLFGRARFALLYLISALGGSVGVMYLAEPATAVVGASGAVFGLFGALFVVIRQRRGELRSLLILLAVNLVLGFVFPGIAWQAHVGGLITGAACAAILAYTPRGKHRTAIQLAGLAGVVLLLIVAAVLWQSPVQIIPG from the coding sequence GTGGACTGCTTCAACGAGCAGCGCAAGGCCCAGCCCGCCTACCGCACCCCGTTCGGCGGCCGTGTGGCCCGGACCGAAAAGCCCGTGGTGACCATCACCATCATGGCCATCTGCGTCGTCGCCTTCCTGCTGCAGCAGTTGCTGCCGGAGTTCACGAGGACGTTCTTCTTCGCGCCGGTGCTGGCGGATTACCAGCCGTGGCGCCTGCTGACTGCCGCGTTCCTGCATTCCCAGGGCGGGGTCATCCACATTGCCTTCAACCTCTATGCCCTGTGGTTCCTGGGACGGAGCCTGGAGCCTCTCTTCGGCCGCGCGCGGTTTGCGCTGCTGTACCTGATTTCCGCCCTCGGTGGTTCCGTGGGTGTGATGTACCTGGCGGAGCCGGCCACAGCGGTGGTGGGCGCCTCAGGCGCAGTTTTTGGGCTCTTCGGCGCCCTGTTCGTGGTGATCCGCCAACGGCGCGGAGAGCTGCGTTCCCTGTTGATCCTCCTGGCGGTGAACCTGGTCCTGGGGTTCGTGTTCCCAGGGATAGCGTGGCAGGCCCACGTAGGAGGACTCATCACCGGTGCTGCGTGCGCAGCCATCCTGGCCTACACGCCGCGTGGAAAGCACCGCACCGCCATTCAGCTTGCCGGTCTCGCCGGGGTGGTACTGCTGCTGATCGTGGCGGCGGTGCTCTGGCAGTCCCCCGTGCAGATCATCCCAGGCTGA
- a CDS encoding cell division protein CrgA, translating into MPESKSRKKPSRPVTQGQTASVPKENPVWYKPVMFGLMILGLLWIITYYITQGEYPVPALGASNILVGFGIAIVGFLMTTRWR; encoded by the coding sequence GTGCCTGAGTCCAAATCCCGTAAGAAGCCCTCACGCCCCGTTACCCAGGGCCAGACAGCGTCTGTCCCCAAAGAAAACCCCGTCTGGTACAAACCGGTAATGTTCGGGCTCATGATCCTGGGACTGCTGTGGATCATCACGTACTACATCACCCAGGGCGAGTATCCGGTGCCTGCCCTCGGAGCCAGCAACATCCTGGTGGGCTTCGGAATCGCGATTGTCGGTTTTCTGATGACAACGCGCTGGCGCTGA
- a CDS encoding class E sortase: MQVAGELLITIGVVLALYVVWQLWWTNLDSNRAQEEAISGLFKEFDVPASPAPPGDYGDPVVLAPISGEGTTFAVVYVPRFGPDYVAPVTSGVGTAVLDRLGLGHYPATAMPGAVGNFAVAGHRQTHGKALDPIHTLVPGDHIYVQTADGYYDYVYRNTQIVLPDRVDVLSGVPTEPAAVPQDRFLTLTSCNPRFGSQERIIAYARMDSWRPSSAGPPAAIADAVAANASGGR; the protein is encoded by the coding sequence GTGCAGGTGGCCGGCGAACTCCTGATCACCATTGGTGTGGTCCTGGCCCTTTACGTGGTGTGGCAACTCTGGTGGACCAACCTGGATTCAAACCGGGCCCAGGAGGAAGCCATCAGCGGGTTGTTCAAGGAGTTTGACGTGCCGGCATCGCCGGCACCCCCCGGGGACTATGGGGATCCAGTCGTCTTGGCGCCGATAAGCGGGGAAGGGACGACCTTCGCCGTCGTGTACGTGCCGAGGTTCGGACCCGACTATGTCGCCCCGGTAACCAGCGGCGTGGGAACGGCGGTCCTTGACCGCCTGGGACTGGGACACTATCCCGCTACGGCCATGCCGGGCGCCGTCGGCAACTTTGCCGTCGCCGGCCACCGCCAGACCCACGGCAAGGCACTGGATCCTATCCACACCCTGGTGCCCGGAGATCACATCTATGTGCAGACCGCCGACGGATACTACGACTACGTCTACCGCAACACCCAGATAGTGCTGCCGGACCGCGTGGATGTCCTCTCAGGCGTCCCCACCGAGCCCGCCGCGGTTCCCCAGGACCGGTTCCTGACCCTCACCAGCTGTAACCCGCGTTTCGGTTCGCAGGAACGCATCATCGCCTATGCACGGATGGATTCGTGGCGGCCGTCCTCTGCCGGGCCACCCGCCGCGATCGCCGACGCGGTGGCCGCCAATGCTTCCGGAGGCCGGTAA
- a CDS encoding aminodeoxychorismate/anthranilate synthase component II — MSTRILVVDNYDSFVYTLVGYLQEMGADTTVIRNDDLDTAAAAELAADHDGVLVSPGPGTPAEAGISVDLIRWCGATKTPMLGICLGHQALAEAYGGTVTHAPELMHGKTSLVEHTGDDVFAGLPTPLTATRYHSLAAVADSIPAELRVTARTASGIIMGLRHAGAPLSGVQFHPESVLTEGGYQMLGNWLESAGLTGAAAHAATLSPLISSAVGPATSTRA; from the coding sequence ATGAGCACCCGTATCCTGGTGGTCGATAACTACGACAGCTTTGTCTACACGCTGGTGGGCTATCTCCAGGAAATGGGGGCGGACACCACGGTGATCCGCAACGATGACCTGGACACAGCTGCGGCGGCGGAACTCGCTGCAGACCACGACGGCGTACTGGTCTCCCCGGGGCCGGGCACACCCGCCGAGGCCGGGATATCAGTGGACCTGATCCGGTGGTGCGGAGCAACCAAAACCCCCATGCTGGGCATCTGCCTGGGCCACCAGGCATTGGCCGAGGCCTACGGCGGCACGGTCACGCACGCACCGGAACTGATGCACGGAAAGACCTCCCTCGTGGAGCACACGGGAGACGACGTTTTTGCGGGGCTGCCCACCCCACTGACAGCCACCCGCTACCATTCCCTGGCTGCCGTCGCAGACAGCATCCCCGCCGAACTGCGGGTCACGGCGCGTACCGCCAGCGGAATCATCATGGGGCTGCGGCATGCCGGTGCACCATTGTCCGGGGTGCAGTTCCATCCGGAATCGGTCTTGACCGAGGGCGGTTACCAGATGCTGGGCAACTGGCTGGAATCGGCCGGGCTCACGGGAGCAGCAGCGCACGCCGCCACTCTCAGCCCGCTGATCTCCAGCGCCGTCGGTCCGGCAACTTCCACGCGGGCCTAG
- the pknB gene encoding Stk1 family PASTA domain-containing Ser/Thr kinase translates to MSADFLRGQPTLNTDNVLNGRYEVGELIGRGGMADVYLGRDIRLGRTVAIKVLRPDLARDPLFQSRFRREAQAVAGLNHPSVVSVYDTGDHESASTRDDVRLPYIVMEYVPGRTLRDLLKAGELTTEKSVDYLIGVLAALDYSHRSGIVHRDIKPANVMVTPDGSVKVMDFGIARAMADSAATMTQTQAVIGTAQYLSPEQARGETVDARSDLYSAACLLFELLTGRPPFIGESPVSVAYQHVREEPVAASSLNPEVPPALDDVLKRGLTKDRDHRYQTARDFREALLAARDDGPATAATQAIAVSGPAEPATTVLPSSREDQAHTRTMANVPAGSPLLTDDDGGRRGGDRTALDIGSTGDRDPQQKARRRAWITVFSILVVLVLAVGGFVGWNMINAKPPAPVTATVPVVEGKTQTDAMNAVIDAGFQPPRIIEEYSENISKDLAIRTTPAAGADTALGEDISLYISKGPSSAAIPQDLFGMTESGARDALRELGLKGGATIKANSSTMEAGRVLGTDPAIGETVPMGQEVDIVVSSGLVIVPDVLNLPESEAQTRLLDPAVLLTPKLTEVESADAVPGTVIMQSIPAGTAVAPGTSVELQVAKAPAPQPKPEDSATPTPSPTRGTGPGRR, encoded by the coding sequence ATGAGCGCAGACTTCCTTCGGGGGCAACCCACCCTCAACACCGACAACGTCCTCAACGGACGGTACGAGGTGGGTGAACTCATCGGCCGCGGCGGGATGGCCGATGTCTACCTTGGCCGCGACATCCGGCTGGGCCGGACCGTCGCCATCAAGGTGCTGCGTCCGGATCTGGCCCGTGACCCGTTGTTCCAGTCACGTTTCCGGCGCGAGGCGCAGGCCGTTGCCGGCCTGAACCATCCCTCCGTCGTGTCCGTGTACGACACCGGGGACCATGAATCCGCGTCCACCCGTGATGATGTCCGGCTGCCCTACATCGTGATGGAATACGTTCCCGGCCGGACCCTGCGCGACCTGCTCAAGGCGGGCGAACTCACCACCGAAAAGTCCGTTGACTACCTTATTGGCGTCCTCGCGGCCCTCGACTACAGCCACCGCTCGGGGATTGTCCACCGGGATATCAAGCCTGCCAACGTGATGGTGACTCCCGACGGCTCCGTGAAGGTCATGGATTTCGGCATTGCACGTGCAATGGCGGATTCGGCGGCGACCATGACCCAGACCCAGGCCGTGATCGGCACTGCCCAGTACCTTTCGCCCGAGCAGGCCCGCGGTGAAACCGTAGATGCCCGCAGCGATCTCTATTCCGCTGCCTGCCTGCTGTTCGAACTGCTCACCGGAAGGCCGCCGTTCATTGGGGAAAGCCCCGTGTCCGTCGCCTACCAGCATGTCCGTGAAGAGCCCGTCGCAGCCAGCAGCCTCAATCCCGAAGTCCCGCCGGCCCTGGACGATGTGTTGAAGCGTGGACTGACCAAGGACCGCGATCACCGCTACCAAACGGCCCGGGATTTCCGGGAAGCCCTGCTGGCAGCGCGCGACGACGGCCCCGCCACCGCTGCCACGCAGGCGATTGCCGTGTCCGGCCCGGCGGAGCCGGCCACGACGGTCCTGCCCTCCTCCCGGGAAGACCAAGCACACACACGCACCATGGCCAATGTTCCGGCCGGAAGCCCGCTCCTTACGGATGATGACGGCGGACGCCGCGGCGGGGACCGCACTGCCCTGGATATCGGCTCAACCGGTGACCGCGACCCGCAGCAAAAGGCCCGCCGGCGCGCCTGGATTACCGTATTCAGCATCCTGGTGGTGCTCGTGCTCGCCGTGGGCGGATTTGTTGGCTGGAACATGATCAATGCCAAGCCTCCAGCCCCGGTGACCGCAACGGTCCCCGTGGTCGAGGGGAAGACCCAAACCGATGCCATGAACGCCGTCATCGACGCAGGATTCCAGCCGCCAAGGATCATCGAGGAGTACAGCGAGAACATCAGCAAGGACCTCGCTATCCGGACCACTCCGGCAGCGGGCGCCGACACCGCCCTCGGCGAGGACATTTCGCTCTACATCTCCAAAGGTCCTTCCAGTGCCGCCATCCCGCAGGATCTCTTCGGGATGACGGAATCCGGGGCCAGGGACGCTCTACGCGAGCTGGGCCTGAAGGGCGGTGCCACGATCAAGGCCAACAGTTCCACGATGGAAGCGGGACGCGTGCTTGGTACCGACCCTGCCATCGGCGAGACCGTGCCGATGGGGCAGGAAGTGGACATTGTGGTGTCCAGCGGACTGGTGATTGTCCCCGATGTCTTGAATCTGCCGGAGTCCGAGGCGCAAACGAGGCTACTCGATCCCGCGGTCCTCCTCACACCGAAACTGACCGAGGTCGAGTCCGCCGATGCTGTACCCGGAACGGTCATCATGCAGAGCATCCCCGCCGGGACGGCCGTCGCCCCCGGAACGTCGGTGGAGCTCCAGGTTGCCAAGGCACCGGCTCCGCAGCCGAAGCCCGAGGATTCTGCCACTCCCACGCCGTCGCCTACGCGCGGCACAGGTCCGGGGCGCCGCTAG
- a CDS encoding protein kinase, with product MRPTSGITLGGRFQLTDRIAIGGMGEVWKARDLVLGRIVAIKILKEEYTGDPGFLNRFRAEARHTALLNHPGIANVFDYGEEDGSAYLVMELVPGQPLSTIIERDKVLSPDRTLSIIGQVATALAVAHNQGLVHRDVKPGNLLIMPDGKVKITDFGIARLADQVPLTATGQVMGTAQYLAPEQATGQQATGSSDIYALGVIGYELLAGRRPFSGESQIAIALAQVNDTPPPLPESIPEPVRALVMSMLAKDPADRPADAESLALAVAAIRRGDINAAEEAVPGMLLFGSSTSAITAPVPTAGTSATRVVDTAPSTSALPTVAGASVAADDARTGELAASRDWTDEDEADYDDADPGDVEEEKRRRSPWTIPLIALLVLILAGVVAFFVLTGSEGDEDPAPAASSTSPSRSASPSKTPSATPSDEEIIVNSAEYANRPVNEVAAELSALGLQVERLPVSDASVPEGLVIEVNPSGPLSRGDAVTVVYSSGPELVTVPSLSGKSAQEASQLLTQAGLVPNNGGERTSPGAQPGRVSAVEPGEGTAVPLGSTVTFYVAPAAPQPTPAPSTSTTPPTTGNTDNTGAGAGTGTGTGTSQNQSGGASMTGPTGSN from the coding sequence GTGAGGCCTACATCGGGTATCACCTTAGGCGGCAGGTTCCAGCTGACCGACCGTATTGCCATTGGCGGTATGGGCGAGGTCTGGAAGGCACGGGACTTGGTCCTGGGCCGCATTGTCGCCATCAAGATCCTCAAGGAGGAGTACACCGGCGACCCGGGCTTCCTCAACCGGTTCCGGGCGGAGGCACGGCACACCGCCCTGCTCAACCATCCCGGCATCGCCAACGTTTTCGATTACGGCGAGGAGGACGGCTCGGCCTATCTGGTCATGGAGCTGGTCCCCGGACAGCCGCTGTCGACCATCATTGAGCGCGACAAGGTGCTTTCTCCGGACCGGACCCTGTCCATCATCGGCCAGGTCGCTACCGCCCTGGCCGTAGCCCACAACCAGGGCCTGGTGCACCGGGACGTCAAGCCGGGCAACCTGCTGATCATGCCCGACGGCAAGGTCAAGATCACCGACTTCGGCATCGCCCGCCTCGCCGACCAGGTACCCCTTACCGCCACCGGCCAGGTGATGGGAACCGCCCAGTATCTGGCCCCGGAACAGGCCACCGGACAGCAGGCCACCGGATCCAGTGACATCTACGCGCTTGGTGTCATTGGCTACGAGCTCCTTGCCGGCCGCCGCCCGTTCTCCGGCGAATCCCAGATCGCGATTGCGCTGGCACAGGTCAACGACACTCCGCCGCCGCTTCCGGAGTCCATTCCGGAGCCGGTGCGTGCCCTGGTCATGTCCATGCTCGCCAAGGATCCGGCGGACCGCCCGGCCGACGCCGAGTCCCTGGCACTGGCCGTCGCAGCTATCCGCCGGGGCGACATCAACGCCGCGGAGGAAGCTGTCCCCGGCATGCTGCTCTTCGGTTCCTCCACAAGTGCGATTACGGCGCCGGTACCCACCGCCGGTACGTCCGCCACCCGCGTGGTGGACACCGCGCCGTCGACGTCGGCCCTGCCCACGGTCGCCGGTGCCTCCGTAGCCGCAGACGACGCGCGGACGGGCGAGCTCGCCGCATCCCGGGATTGGACCGACGAAGACGAGGCCGACTACGACGACGCCGACCCGGGTGACGTCGAAGAGGAAAAGCGGCGGCGCAGCCCCTGGACCATTCCGCTGATCGCCCTGCTCGTCCTGATTCTGGCCGGCGTGGTGGCCTTCTTCGTCCTCACCGGTTCCGAAGGTGACGAGGACCCGGCTCCGGCCGCCAGCTCCACGAGCCCGTCCCGCAGCGCCTCGCCGTCCAAGACACCGTCGGCGACTCCTTCGGACGAGGAAATCATCGTCAATTCGGCCGAATATGCCAACCGGCCGGTCAACGAAGTTGCTGCGGAATTGAGCGCCCTTGGCCTGCAGGTCGAACGCCTTCCGGTCTCCGACGCCAGTGTCCCGGAGGGACTGGTCATTGAAGTGAATCCCTCGGGACCGCTGAGCCGCGGAGACGCCGTAACCGTCGTGTACTCCTCGGGACCGGAGCTGGTTACTGTTCCGTCGTTGTCAGGAAAGTCGGCACAGGAAGCCAGCCAGCTGCTGACCCAGGCGGGACTGGTTCCCAACAATGGTGGGGAACGCACTTCACCCGGCGCTCAGCCAGGCCGGGTTTCCGCTGTTGAACCCGGAGAAGGCACCGCCGTTCCACTGGGCTCCACGGTCACGTTCTACGTCGCCCCGGCTGCACCCCAGCCCACGCCTGCCCCGTCGACATCGACGACCCCTCCTACAACGGGCAACACCGACAACACCGGTGCCGGCGCAGGTACCGGCACCGGCACCGGCACGAGCCAGAACCAGTCCGGCGGCGCAAGCATGACCGGCCCTACGGGCAGCAACTAA
- a CDS encoding penicillin-binding protein 2, whose translation MNQAIRNSWVVALAMFVLILGSLTYVQFFAAEDLNANPNNNRGIYRDFGEPRGSILVDGKAVAESVPSNDEFNYQRVYNNPELYSHLTGFFNLNSTTQLEMAMNAELTGNSSQQFYDKLVQLFSGAQSQGASVELTIDPELQQLAYDLIPDGQKGSIVMLDPKTGDILAMVSKPSYDTNLLAGHDTALLETNMDALTSTPGLSPYLNPATQSLLAPGSVFKLVDTAAALESGKYDADSVIPNPPTFPLPGTNTSLPNFTTGACASRSEADFAFALAWSCNTVFAQVALDLGQDNIAAQAQKFGFDTPLSIPVGVVESHFPENEDEAQLALASIGQGSVTATPLEVAMISAAIANNGEQMTPNLVRSVRAPDLSVIDEPKPTKLNTSVSPDTARQLTEWMVGVVNNGSAQAARVPGFEVAGKTGTAQVDGRGDNAWFTGFAPANDPQVAISVVMEDVDLATGAQLTTPSAQKLLEAVLNK comes from the coding sequence ATGAACCAGGCTATCCGTAACAGCTGGGTGGTAGCCCTGGCGATGTTCGTCCTCATTCTGGGTTCACTGACCTACGTGCAGTTCTTTGCCGCCGAGGACTTGAACGCGAACCCGAACAACAACCGGGGCATCTACCGCGATTTCGGCGAACCCCGCGGCTCGATCCTCGTGGACGGCAAGGCAGTCGCCGAATCCGTTCCCTCCAACGACGAGTTCAATTACCAGCGGGTCTACAACAATCCCGAGCTCTATTCCCACCTGACCGGATTCTTCAACCTGAACAGCACCACACAGCTGGAAATGGCAATGAATGCGGAGTTGACCGGCAACAGTTCGCAGCAGTTCTACGACAAGCTGGTGCAGCTCTTCTCCGGCGCCCAGAGCCAAGGTGCGTCGGTGGAACTGACCATCGACCCGGAACTCCAGCAATTGGCGTACGACCTGATTCCCGACGGCCAGAAGGGATCCATCGTGATGCTGGACCCGAAAACGGGGGACATCCTGGCCATGGTCTCGAAGCCTTCCTATGACACCAATCTCCTGGCCGGCCACGACACCGCTCTGCTCGAGACAAACATGGATGCGCTGACCTCCACGCCGGGATTGTCGCCCTACCTCAACCCGGCAACCCAGTCCCTGCTGGCTCCCGGGTCCGTTTTCAAACTCGTGGACACTGCAGCAGCCCTGGAATCGGGCAAGTATGACGCTGACTCCGTGATCCCGAACCCTCCCACGTTCCCCCTGCCCGGGACCAACACTTCCCTCCCGAACTTCACCACGGGTGCCTGCGCGTCCCGGTCCGAGGCGGATTTCGCCTTTGCCCTCGCCTGGTCCTGCAACACGGTCTTCGCTCAGGTGGCGCTGGACCTCGGGCAGGACAACATCGCGGCACAGGCCCAAAAGTTCGGTTTCGACACGCCACTGTCCATCCCCGTCGGCGTCGTGGAGAGCCACTTCCCTGAAAACGAGGACGAGGCCCAGCTGGCCCTTGCTTCCATCGGCCAGGGCAGCGTTACCGCCACACCGCTGGAAGTAGCCATGATTTCCGCGGCGATTGCCAATAACGGCGAGCAGATGACCCCAAATCTGGTCCGCAGCGTCCGTGCCCCCGATCTTTCCGTGATTGACGAGCCGAAGCCCACCAAGCTGAATACCTCCGTCAGTCCGGATACTGCCCGCCAGCTCACCGAGTGGATGGTCGGCGTCGTGAATAACGGCTCGGCCCAGGCCGCCCGGGTTCCCGGCTTCGAGGTGGCAGGCAAGACCGGCACGGCCCAGGTGGACGGCCGGGGCGACAACGCCTGGTTCACCGGCTTCGCACCAGCCAACGATCCGCAGGTAGCCATTTCCGTCGTCATGGAAGACGTGGATCTGGCTACCGGTGCCCAATTGACCACTCCAAGCGCGCAGAAACTCCTAGAGGCGGTGTTGAACAAGTGA
- a CDS encoding FtsW/RodA/SpoVE family cell cycle protein: MSDVLTVSKPRRNIEALLLLVALLVGVGANMIVGLDEDRAFDSDFWVQGGTLMALVVIFHLVLRFRAKYADPVILPVVTALNGVGLAMIHRLDITEGTNAADRQLLWSAVAVAAGIAVLFVIKDHRILRRYTYISLIVSAVLLLLPLMPGLGQEINGARIWIRVGSNATFQPGEIAKITLAIFFAGYLSTNRDLILLAGRKVGPLQLPRMQDLGPMLAAWLVSIGVLVFQRDLGSSILFFGLFMAMIYVATSRVSWVLIGMGLLAVGGFVALQLFSHLQLRIHGWLNAFDPEVYNSIGGSHQVVQGLFGLASGGLVGTGLGQGRPDLVTFANSDMIIAALGEELGLIGIFAIVLLYVLLVSRGFRAALGTKDGFGKLLACGLSFTIALQCFVVIGGVTRLIPLTGLTTPFMSAGGSSLLANWIIVALLLMISDASRRPSATGPLATDMVPAMSEYPIGASTRGRRIPKEGDE, from the coding sequence ATGTCTGACGTCCTCACCGTGTCCAAGCCGCGCCGAAACATTGAAGCGCTCCTGCTCCTCGTGGCCCTTCTGGTCGGAGTCGGGGCCAATATGATTGTCGGGCTGGATGAAGACCGTGCCTTCGACTCCGATTTCTGGGTCCAGGGCGGCACCCTGATGGCTCTGGTGGTCATCTTCCACCTCGTGCTGCGCTTCCGCGCAAAATATGCCGATCCGGTAATACTTCCAGTGGTCACTGCCCTGAACGGCGTTGGACTGGCTATGATCCACCGGCTGGACATCACCGAAGGTACCAACGCCGCGGACCGGCAGTTGTTGTGGAGTGCCGTGGCCGTGGCCGCCGGCATCGCCGTGCTGTTCGTGATCAAAGACCACCGCATACTCCGCCGGTATACCTATATCTCCCTGATCGTCAGCGCGGTCCTGCTGTTGCTGCCGCTGATGCCGGGCCTGGGCCAGGAGATCAACGGGGCGCGGATCTGGATCAGGGTAGGCTCCAACGCCACCTTCCAGCCCGGTGAAATCGCCAAGATCACCCTGGCTATATTCTTCGCCGGTTATCTTTCCACCAACCGCGACCTCATCCTTCTCGCGGGACGGAAGGTGGGGCCGCTTCAGCTGCCCCGCATGCAGGACCTGGGCCCCATGCTCGCCGCCTGGCTCGTCAGCATCGGCGTCCTGGTGTTCCAACGGGACCTCGGTTCGTCCATCCTGTTCTTCGGCCTGTTTATGGCCATGATCTATGTCGCCACGAGCCGTGTGAGCTGGGTGCTGATCGGCATGGGCCTGCTGGCGGTGGGCGGCTTCGTCGCCCTCCAGTTGTTCAGCCACCTGCAGCTGCGGATCCACGGCTGGCTGAATGCCTTTGATCCCGAGGTGTACAACAGCATCGGCGGCAGCCACCAGGTGGTGCAGGGACTGTTCGGCCTTGCCAGCGGCGGGCTGGTCGGCACGGGACTCGGCCAGGGGCGTCCGGATCTCGTGACCTTTGCGAACAGCGATATGATTATTGCTGCCCTCGGCGAGGAACTGGGCCTCATAGGCATCTTCGCAATTGTGCTGCTCTACGTCCTGCTGGTCTCCCGCGGCTTCCGGGCGGCACTGGGCACCAAGGACGGATTCGGAAAGCTGCTGGCCTGCGGATTGTCGTTCACCATCGCCCTGCAGTGCTTCGTGGTTATCGGCGGCGTGACGCGCCTGATTCCGCTTACCGGCCTGACCACTCCCTTTATGTCCGCAGGCGGATCCTCCCTGCTGGCCAACTGGATCATTGTGGCGCTGCTGCTGATGATCTCGGACGCATCCCGCCGGCCCTCGGCAACCGGGCCCCTGGCCACCGACATGGTTCCAGCCATGTCCGAATACCCGATCGGCGCTTCCACACGCGGGCGGCGTATCCCTAAGGAAGGAGACGAATGA